The Lactobacillus acidophilus DNA segment CGCATGAACTACATTGAAATTTCACCTATTCATCATCCCCTAACAATAAAATGCTAAAAGCTATCCGTTGCATCTTATCTTTTCCTGCAAAATCACCTTTAAAAAGATCTGGCAAAATCTTCTTAATAAAATATTGTACACAAACTAAATCATCAAACTTCTTGATTGTTTCAAGACTTTCTTTAAACATTTGCATATAAACTGGATTAGGATTACCTAATTCAATTTCCCCATAAGCTTCATACAACAGATCTAACTTGTCACAAACTGACAAAATCTTTCCTTCTAAGGTGTCATCTTTTCCTTCTGAAAGACGTCTAGTATAAATTTCTTGAAATTCTTTTGGTATCTCTTCTTTGATGAATTTGGTAGTCATTGTCTCTTCAACATCACCAATCATCTTTCTAAGTTGAGGAGTAGCATATTTAACTGGTGTTTTAATGTCACCGATAAATCGTTCAGTATAATCATGATTTAAACTCTTTTCATAAAGAGCCTTCCAATTAATTTTTTTATTACCATGCACTTCTTCAATATCACCCATCATTTGTGCAAGTTCTGCTGTTCTAAAGCAGTGATCAGCAACTGAATGATGATGATACTTAAAATATCCTGGTGCACGATCAATCGACTCTAAACTGTTAAAACCTTGAATGTATGCATTTAATCCCATTTTTATCCTCCTCAATAAATAAGTTAAAAATTTTTACTATGTTACCAAAAAATAAATAATACTTCAACTACATTTTAGCAGCATCTAAAGCTGCAATAGTAGTTAGAGCTGCATCATAATAATTATTTTGTGGTAAACGTTTAGCAAAAATATATTGCTGTGACATAAATAAATTATCATAGCCTTCTTTTCTATTAAAACTCACAGCACAAAAAATCGGTGCACTAAAGCTTGCAGACACATAATTATTAATTGCTTTGCCACTTAAAGTATAGCCAGCTGTTACTACATTCTGCTTACTGAAGAATTTAAGCATTCGATTTTCAATTTTTTTAGCCACTTTATTATTACTATTAGCTAACATCATTGGAACACGACAAGCATTTGCGGAAAAATTACCATCATCTTTGGTAGCAACTGTATTAGCTTTGACTGGCTGAGCATTTGTTGCACTAACCCACGCAAAATCTGGTACTAAGCCTGTTTTATGCTGGCGACTAAGCTGATAAAGACGCTCAAGCATAGTTCGTTTTATCGTCAACCAGCGATCATCACCCGTAGCTTTATAAAAACTATCAAAGAATTCCGGCATTACATCTGATGTACGCATTAAATCATAATATTTAGAATTCTTATTAGCCCAATTTCCTACCGTTAGCGTTCTAGTTTTAGCATTATATTCATAACGTAAAATGTCTTGCAATATCTTAACAGCTTCATCTTGATAATAAATATCTTTATATACCTTACTTGCTAGCAACAACGCCTCGGCAATAAATAAATCACCGTCAGTTGCACTATTTTTATCTACCTGCCACTTACCATTTTCTTCAACTTCACGCCAAGACATTAAAGCAGTTTTTCTTTTATTAATTGTTTCACGGTGTTTTAAATAAAAATTATTTAGACGTTCAAACGTGGCTTTATCACCAAAACCATTCTGAGCTGCTAAAGCAGAAATATACATCCCATATCCTTGCCCTTCAGACAAAGCAGTATACTTATTTGAATTAGGCGTAGTATTAATATAACTTTCTTTTTCATTAATTTTAACAACGTAATATTTTTGCCATTGTCTATAAAAATCCTGTTTTAATTGATGACTATTATCCAGTCGTACATAAGCCATAATCGCTGTAAAAATTACAATTATCAATATAAATGTTAGGGGCACTAATTTTAGTCTCTTCATTTTCTCTTCCTAAATTAATCAGCAAATCTCTTAGTTTTAACCCACTTAGTACCATCACGATGAAAAATTCTGTCACAAAATACTGAACATACGGCATGAATTGAAACAATAATGAATAACTGAGAATAAGTAAAATATGATGCTATAGCAAGCCAAATTTGTTCGGTAGTTGCTTGGCCATATTGTGTACACATAGCAACATTGATTTGCAAAACATATAATAAAATCATTAATAACCAATTTAACAAAAGAATTTGAGCTAACAATATATTATTAGAAGTAATCGTAAATGGCAGTTGAATATTTGGATTCCAAACATGTGCAATCATTGTAAATAAATTCGCTAAAAAAATGAAATCGGATAAAACGATCGCCGCATTGAACCAAAAGAAAGTACAAGAATAATAAAAAGTTTCGAGCTTCACACGCCAGTTACTCTTATCAAAGATATGCTTAAAATTATTAATAACTACTTCATAATTTCCTTTAGCCCAGCGTAATCGTTGGAAGTAATAATCTTTTAAACGCTCTGGTTCCTGCTGAAAAGCTTCAGAATTATAAGCTAAAGCAATCAATTTGCCAGATCCCATAATTTTAAAAGAGATATCAGTATCTTCTGTTAAAGCGCCGTTACGCCAACCACCAATTGATTCAACGTATTTTTTATTAATAATAAAATTTGTTCCTGGAATACGACCTATTTTAAATAATTGCCAAATGCCACAATGTTGAATTCTCTGTGTTACAACGATTTCTTGGTTAATACATCTAGTTAAAAAATTCTGTTTAGCATTACGCGTTTTATTACGTCCAAAGGCTGCCATATAACGTTGCGGATTTTCTTGTACTTTTTTAACTAGAAAGTATAATGCATTCTCTTCTGGCATCGCATCTGCATCATAAACACCTAAATATTCACCATGAGCAATCTTCAAAGCATCATTCAACACACCAGCTTTACCACCAGAACCAGTTCGTCTAATAACTCGTGCGTTACATTTGTAATACTGCTTATTTTTTAAAACTTCATCTAAAACATCAGCTGTTTTATCTTCACAATTATCAGCATAAAATAATACTTCCAATTTATCCTTAGGATAATTTAAATTTAAAATCGCTGTAGCTGTTTTCTCAATTACCAATTCTTCATTATGAGCTGGAACAACAATCGTTACTTTGGGATACCGCTTTAGTGGCACTATTTTAACCAAAACCTTACTATGTTTAAGCCAAAATGCAATTGCTCCACTTAAAGTAATAATAGACATCAGTAACGACAGCCAAATTGAAATAAGAGTGATTATTTGCATTACATCATTCATTTTTCTTTTTCCTTTTTCCTTTTTGCTTTAATTAGTGCTTCTTCAACATTGCCGTAAATTTTTAATGCACAGAAGAAAATAATTACAAAACTAATTAAAAAAATGGCGGTAATAATAATTGCTAATGAATAAAACCAATTAATCATTTTGATCATCCTTTAAATATTCAACGATAATATCCGTTTCTAACCCTCGTTGGAGATATTTTTTTATTTTGTTCAGATCAGAAAACTTTTTACAATTATTTATATCGATTTTTTCAGATGCCATCTTAAGTTCTAATGGTATATCTATATCCATACGCCGCAAGTTTTCCTTTGTTTTTTTATTTATTTCTTTATATGTTTGTAAACTTATTTGTGGGGAAATAATCATAAACATACCATCGCCTACATAATAAATAAATTCACTCTTTAAACGTGTTTTTTTTCAAAATCATAGAAATACTTCGTAAAACTTCAGCATGATATTCTGGATGATATTCTTCAATCTGTTGATGTCTATCCCAACTAATTAATTCAACATTAGTCCACAAATCTAGATCTGTATATGCTTCAATTTGATGCAATTCGCGTTTATAAAACTTATTAGCATTATAGTAGGTCTGTAATTTTACATTTAGATTGTAGTGCGATATATATCTTTGAATATCATTTTCTCGTTTTTTAGCGATACTCCAATGCAGAATATGATGCCTTACTATTCCTAATAAACTAGCTTCAATTGGAAAAATTATTATCAGTAATATTTTTTCATCTATAGGCATTACTACATATCCTAATAAAAGAAATCCAATAGCAATTGTAGTAAGAATAATTATTAACCAGCTAACTGTATATCTAGCTGAAAATAATCCTACAACTATTGCCAGTATGAAAATCATAGATATGCCATTAACTACATTGGATGAAAAATCATCTGCTATCCCCAATACAATTACTGGAAAAATCAATGCCAATAGTAATGCAAAATATACTAGTCGAATATATTTTTTAGTCATTGTTTTCAGTCCTCTCAAATCCCTATGCATGAAAAAAGACTACTAAGAAAACTTTACTGATCTCTTAGTAGTCTCTCTGTTTCTATTTTTGAAAAACAATTTTACTTGTTTTCGTCTTTTGCGGCCTTGTTAAGAAATGCAACAACTGCTGCTACGTGAGCAACACGCTTCTTAGCATTTCTCTTGTTTTTAGGTCTTTGGTTTGGTTCACAACCAGTGTTGTAATTTTCACCTTTACGCATAGTACTATACTTCCTTTCAGATTTTCGAAAATCTAGTATAGTTTACCATGATCAATTTTTTTAATCAAGTATAGGAAAAGCCATCATATAATTTAAGATACGATTAGCATAACTTTGACGAGACTGAAACTCCTTAATTGCCGTATTAAGCATAGAAATATTATCCGTAATAATCCCATCAACGTGTTCATACATCATCTTTTTCATTTCTGATTTATTGTTGACGGTCCATGCATAAACAACATGGTTTTGCAGATGCGCTTGCCAAATAAAATCAGAACTTAAAGTTGAATACTCCATTGAATAACCATCAGCCACACTCTGCGGATAAATCAAATTATATGGTTGGATATACAAAGTCTCAATTTTAGGATTAAGTTGCTGCATTTTAGTAACTACTCGATAATCAAGCGACTGTAATTGATAATGATTTTTCAAAATTTCATGACCATATTTTTTATTAAACTTTACCAAAAATTCATTCGAATCATTGGGTGTGGTCTTTATTTCAATTAACAATTTTTGCTTTAGTTTTTGTGCAGCTTGCATGTATTGATCTAGACTTACTACTTTTCCTTTGTACCCATCTTCTTTTGCAATTAATTTAGTTAACTGGTTCAAAGTTAATTCTTTAGGTCTTTTATCCTTCCCAGTTAATTTTTTTAAATTCTCATCATGCATGATTACAAACTGATTATCTTTAGTTTCATGAACATCAATTTCTACATAATCCGGTTTTAATTTGGCAGTTTTTTTCAATGATTCTATCGTATTTTGTACACCATTTTTATCATTTACACCTCTATGAGAAATAGTGACAGGCACATGATCATCCAAGCCAGCTAAATAAAAGACATTCTCAATAATATTTCCAGTTATTGCCAAACTCCATATAGAAATAATTGTAATCAAGATTATTTTATTATTCGTGACTTTCTCTTTTATTTCATTATTATTTTTAGTCACTAACTTAACCAAAAAGTATAAAGAAACTGCACTAACCCAAATTAAGAAAACCTCACTAATTATCTGAAAAAGTGTCAGATTAATAGTAGCCATTATTAAGGCAAATTTCCCAGGGAATGTATCCCAAATTAGTTGCAATAGGTACGCTCCACCAACATTAATTGCCATAATAACTATTGCCAGTATGCCTAAAGGAACAAAAAATCCTATTACTTTACGCCAATTCTTTTTCATCAAAAAAGCACTTTTCTTCATCGCTTCTCTAGTTGTAGTTTTATAAATCACCATAATCGGTAAAGTCAATAAAAAGCGAAATGCAAGCACAAAAATTACAAGATAAAAAATAATTAAGATAGCTAATAAAATCCCACTCCTAGTCATGTAGTCAATAATAAATTGGGGAATTTTTATTTTAGCTAAAAGTGGCGTTCTAAAAACAACATTAGCAAAAGGAATCACCAATAAGAAATATATTGCCAGCAGCAGTAGTGATCCTAGTCTAAAATGTCGTAAACATTGCCCAAACTCACTAATACTAGCTTTCAACGCAAAATTATTTTTTATAAATAAAATAATTAAAGCAAATTGACTATAAATAACGAATAAAAGCAACGCCAATTCTATTAGTAAAAAGAAAACTACAAATGGATGCTCAGACAATATAATCACTAAATTAGAATACGATATAAATGGAATCGCACCTGCTTGCAATACAAACGTAGTAATATAGCGAAACAGCGGAATAAAGACAAATTGGTTTAAAATACTAATACTCGTAAACAAGATTAAATATTGAAACCAATTTTGTTTAAATTCCGCTGAAAGATTTTTTATTTTTTTAAATATGTTCATTAATACCGATTAGCAAGTCTTGCCTTCTTGCATTTCCTTTTTGGTCAATTTTTGCGGTACATACTGTTCAACCGATACCGCACCATCAAGGGTGCCACTATTGTCAGATAAACTCAATGTGGAATTTCTAGCATTAACTACTAATCCATCTTCAAAAAAGCTTAATTCATCAGATGATGTCCATAAGTCAAAACCAACATTATTATCTACTTTAATATCATATTTTGGATCTTTTTCATCAAGAACGACAAATTGAAAATTCGCACCAATTGTACATGTTCCGCCTAGCTTTGAATACTTATTTGATCCATCATTCAAGGCAAGCAATAAAATTTTATTATCCGGATTATTTTTTTCAATAACTTCTTTTGCGTCTGGTTTAATATTGATTGAAATTGTTTTTTCTGTCATATTCAATCCCTCATTTCGATCTATACATTTACTTTAATATAGCATCATAACCTGCTTTTCACTAAAAATATGCTCAAAAACATTGTCTATCTTTAATTTTTTAAAATTAATCATTGCAAGCAACATTAAAAAGGCTCAAAATGGTACATAGGGTTTTTAGGCGATTGTAATACGTAAGGGGGACCTTTTATGACCGTCTTAAAGAATATTGCTAAAGATAGAATTTTACAGATTACAGTTTTAATTACAGTAGTTAGTCTTTTTTTTGCTAGACCGCGGTTAGCGGACATTAACTTTCATACATTATGGTCTGTTGCTGCGATGCTAACACTTATCCAGATTTATGCTTATTTGCACGTTCTGGATGTTTTAGCGTACAAACTTACAAGTATTGCAGATAATACTCGTAAGCTGAATATGCTATTCTCGCTTCTTGCAGTTATTGCCGGAATGTTCTTGGGTAATGACATTACTGTATTAACTTTAATTCCACTTTATTTAAATATTGCTAAACGTTATAAGTTACCACAAATATTACCAGTCACGTTGATTGGTATGGGAGCAAATATTGGTGCCGCATTTACACCATGGGGAAATCCGCACAATATTTTCTTAGTTAGCCGTTTTGATGTTAGTCCACTGGTCTTTTTCCGTTGGTCTGTACCTTACTTGGTAACATCATTAATTATTATGGGGATGGTTTTCCTACTTATTCCTAAAAAGGAAATTCCTACTCAAAAAACTGAACCAATTAGAATCAGCTGGCGTCCAACTATTATTACAACTGCAGTATTTGTTTTCTTCTTCTTTGGTGTTTTCAGAGCGATTGATATTATCTGGCCAATGCTTGCATCTGTTGTATTAGCTCTTGCAATTAATCCACGAATTATGCTTAAAATTGACTACGCACTTTTATTAACTTTCACTGGATTCTTCATTTTTATCAGTGATATCCAACAAATTCCTGCCATAGTCAACTTAATTCATATGACTGTACACTCAGAAATATCAACTTACTTTGCTTCAATTATCTCAAGTCAGGTAATGAGCAACGTGCCATCAACTATTTTGGTTGGTAAGTTTACTAATTATGCTCAAGCGTTGTTTTTGGGTTCAAATATTGGTGGATTTGGTTCTGCCATTGGTTCAATGGCCAACATGTTAGTGCTTAAAACATTTAATCAACATGGTAGCGTAAGTCGCAAAAAGTTCTTTATTCAATGGACTATCATGCAATTCGCTGGGTTAATCATTTTGACCTTAGTTGGTTTAGGACTACTAATGTTTAGACTTTAAATTTTGTTCAAGAATGCTTTTATAGCATTCTTTTTTATTGCTCTAAAGCCTATAAAA contains these protein-coding regions:
- a CDS encoding glycosyltransferase family 2 protein, with amino-acid sequence MNDVMQIITLISIWLSLLMSIITLSGAIAFWLKHSKVLVKIVPLKRYPKVTIVVPAHNEELVIEKTATAILNLNYPKDKLEVLFYADNCEDKTADVLDEVLKNKQYYKCNARVIRRTGSGGKAGVLNDALKIAHGEYLGVYDADAMPEENALYFLVKKVQENPQRYMAAFGRNKTRNAKQNFLTRCINQEIVVTQRIQHCGIWQLFKIGRIPGTNFIINKKYVESIGGWRNGALTEDTDISFKIMGSGKLIALAYNSEAFQQEPERLKDYYFQRLRWAKGNYEVVINNFKHIFDKSNWRVKLETFYYSCTFFWFNAAIVLSDFIFLANLFTMIAHVWNPNIQLPFTITSNNILLAQILLLNWLLMILLYVLQINVAMCTQYGQATTEQIWLAIASYFTYSQLFIIVSIHAVCSVFCDRIFHRDGTKWVKTKRFAD
- a CDS encoding glycerophosphoryl diester phosphodiesterase membrane domain-containing protein, producing MNIFKKIKNLSAEFKQNWFQYLILFTSISILNQFVFIPLFRYITTFVLQAGAIPFISYSNLVIILSEHPFVVFFLLIELALLLFVIYSQFALIILFIKNNFALKASISEFGQCLRHFRLGSLLLLAIYFLLVIPFANVVFRTPLLAKIKIPQFIIDYMTRSGILLAILIIFYLVIFVLAFRFLLTLPIMVIYKTTTREAMKKSAFLMKKNWRKVIGFFVPLGILAIVIMAINVGGAYLLQLIWDTFPGKFALIMATINLTLFQIISEVFLIWVSAVSLYFLVKLVTKNNNEIKEKVTNNKIILITIISIWSLAITGNIIENVFYLAGLDDHVPVTISHRGVNDKNGVQNTIESLKKTAKLKPDYVEIDVHETKDNQFVIMHDENLKKLTGKDKRPKELTLNQLTKLIAKEDGYKGKVVSLDQYMQAAQKLKQKLLIEIKTTPNDSNEFLVKFNKKYGHEILKNHYQLQSLDYRVVTKMQQLNPKIETLYIQPYNLIYPQSVADGYSMEYSTLSSDFIWQAHLQNHVVYAWTVNNKSEMKKMMYEHVDGIITDNISMLNTAIKEFQSRQSYANRILNYMMAFPILD
- a CDS encoding iron-sulfur cluster biosynthesis family protein; the protein is MTEKTISINIKPDAKEVIEKNNPDNKILLLALNDGSNKYSKLGGTCTIGANFQFVVLDEKDPKYDIKVDNNVGFDLWTSSDELSFFEDGLVVNARNSTLSLSDNSGTLDGAVSVEQYVPQKLTKKEMQEGKTC
- a CDS encoding SLC13 family permease produces the protein MTVLKNIAKDRILQITVLITVVSLFFARPRLADINFHTLWSVAAMLTLIQIYAYLHVLDVLAYKLTSIADNTRKLNMLFSLLAVIAGMFLGNDITVLTLIPLYLNIAKRYKLPQILPVTLIGMGANIGAAFTPWGNPHNIFLVSRFDVSPLVFFRWSVPYLVTSLIIMGMVFLLIPKKEIPTQKTEPIRISWRPTIITTAVFVFFFFGVFRAIDIIWPMLASVVLALAINPRIMLKIDYALLLTFTGFFIFISDIQQIPAIVNLIHMTVHSEISTYFASIISSQVMSNVPSTILVGKFTNYAQALFLGSNIGGFGSAIGSMANMLVLKTFNQHGSVSRKKFFIQWTIMQFAGLIILTLVGLGLLMFRL
- a CDS encoding YfbR-like 5'-deoxynucleotidase, which codes for MGLNAYIQGFNSLESIDRAPGYFKYHHHSVADHCFRTAELAQMMGDIEEVHGNKKINWKALYEKSLNHDYTERFIGDIKTPVKYATPQLRKMIGDVEETMTTKFIKEEIPKEFQEIYTRRLSEGKDDTLEGKILSVCDKLDLLYEAYGEIELGNPNPVYMQMFKESLETIKKFDDLVCVQYFIKKILPDLFKGDFAGKDKMQRIAFSILLLGDDE
- a CDS encoding glycosyl hydrolase family 8 → MKRLKLVPLTFILIIVIFTAIMAYVRLDNSHQLKQDFYRQWQKYYVVKINEKESYINTTPNSNKYTALSEGQGYGMYISALAAQNGFGDKATFERLNNFYLKHRETINKRKTALMSWREVEENGKWQVDKNSATDGDLFIAEALLLASKVYKDIYYQDEAVKILQDILRYEYNAKTRTLTVGNWANKNSKYYDLMRTSDVMPEFFDSFYKATGDDRWLTIKRTMLERLYQLSRQHKTGLVPDFAWVSATNAQPVKANTVATKDDGNFSANACRVPMMLANSNNKVAKKIENRMLKFFSKQNVVTAGYTLSGKAINNYVSASFSAPIFCAVSFNRKEGYDNLFMSQQYIFAKRLPQNNYYDAALTTIAALDAAKM